In Rhodococcus sp. OK302, one genomic interval encodes:
- a CDS encoding metal-dependent transcriptional regulator, giving the protein MKDLVDTTEMYLRTIYDLEEEGVVPLRARIAERLEQSGPTVSQTVARMERDGLLTVAGDRHLELTDKGRDLAVSVMRKHRLAERLLVDVIGLKWEDVHAEACRWEHVMSEEVERRLVVVLNNPTTSPYGNPIPGLDQLGLAGVTSTPETLMRLTDVPPGKPTAVVVRRLAEHVQSDPEVIAQLREAGVVPDARVTVETRPGSVTITVPGHSGFELSEEMAHAVQVKQV; this is encoded by the coding sequence GTGAAGGATCTAGTCGACACCACGGAGATGTATCTCCGGACGATCTACGACTTGGAAGAAGAGGGCGTTGTCCCACTCCGGGCGCGGATCGCCGAACGGCTCGAACAGAGCGGACCCACTGTCAGCCAAACCGTTGCTCGCATGGAGCGCGACGGCTTGCTGACAGTTGCCGGCGATCGACACCTGGAGCTCACCGACAAGGGCCGTGACCTGGCGGTCTCGGTCATGCGTAAGCATCGATTGGCAGAGCGCCTGCTGGTGGATGTGATCGGACTGAAGTGGGAAGACGTGCACGCCGAGGCCTGCCGCTGGGAGCACGTCATGAGCGAGGAGGTCGAGCGTCGACTTGTCGTCGTTCTGAACAACCCGACCACCTCGCCGTACGGTAACCCGATCCCCGGGCTCGACCAGTTGGGTCTGGCCGGAGTGACCAGCACACCGGAGACGCTGATGCGCCTCACCGACGTTCCGCCTGGCAAGCCGACGGCAGTCGTCGTCCGCAGGCTGGCCGAGCACGTGCAGTCGGATCCCGAAGTCATTGCGCAGTTGCGTGAAGCCGGCGTCGTTCCTGACGCCAGAGTCACCGTCGAAACACGTCCCGGGTCCGTCACCATCACGGTGCCCGGCCACAGTGGGTTCGAGTTGTCCGAAGAAATGGCGCACGCCGTACAGGTAAAGCAGGTCTGA
- a CDS encoding acetoin utilization protein AcuC, whose amino-acid sequence MTASIRSDGDPAPPRTNRVVVWSPEYLSYRWSNDHPMNPTRLDLTMELSRGLGLLEGIEFLEPTPATDVDLLRIHTPAYLAAVKQAGHSASNGVTGADVPHGLGTEDNPVFPQMHEASAILAGGSLAAAKEIASGRTRRAVSIGGGMHHAMADWASGFCVYNDAAVAISWLLDNGYDRIAYIDVDAHHGDGVQHAFLGDPRVLTVSLHQHPATLWPNTGWSSEVGDGAAEGTAVNIPVLPGTVDALWLRAFHAVVPGAIAAFRPQIIISQCGVDSHREDPLADLALTVDGQRAAFLAMRDLADRYSEGRWLAVGGGGYGLVRVVPRAWTHLIAAALDREIDVSTAVPDGWKETTGVLAPGVELPLTMGDGGDVNYAKWDGPGGTPETGIASVDRALTRIDSAIIATRRASFPLLGLDPEDPRD is encoded by the coding sequence ATGACCGCCTCGATCAGATCTGACGGGGACCCCGCGCCGCCTCGAACAAATCGAGTTGTGGTGTGGAGTCCGGAGTACCTGAGTTATCGGTGGAGTAACGATCACCCGATGAATCCGACGCGGCTCGACCTCACGATGGAACTCTCGCGCGGGCTCGGACTACTCGAGGGAATCGAGTTCCTCGAGCCCACTCCGGCCACCGATGTCGACCTCCTTCGGATTCACACCCCTGCCTACCTGGCGGCAGTGAAACAAGCGGGCCATTCTGCATCCAACGGTGTCACCGGCGCAGATGTTCCCCACGGCCTCGGAACCGAGGACAACCCGGTGTTCCCGCAGATGCATGAGGCGAGCGCAATACTCGCCGGTGGTTCTCTCGCTGCGGCAAAAGAAATCGCGTCGGGTCGCACTCGACGGGCGGTCAGTATCGGCGGCGGCATGCATCACGCGATGGCCGACTGGGCATCCGGCTTCTGTGTGTACAACGACGCGGCAGTCGCGATCTCCTGGCTCCTCGATAACGGGTACGACCGCATCGCCTACATCGACGTCGATGCCCATCACGGTGACGGCGTGCAACATGCGTTCCTGGGTGACCCCAGAGTTCTGACCGTGTCGCTGCATCAGCATCCCGCAACACTGTGGCCCAACACAGGCTGGTCCAGTGAAGTCGGAGACGGTGCGGCAGAAGGAACAGCCGTCAACATTCCGGTATTGCCGGGAACCGTCGACGCGTTGTGGCTGAGGGCATTTCATGCTGTCGTTCCGGGCGCGATCGCGGCGTTCCGCCCGCAGATCATCATCAGTCAATGCGGTGTGGATTCGCATCGGGAGGATCCGCTCGCCGATCTGGCCTTGACGGTCGACGGTCAGCGAGCGGCGTTCCTGGCCATGCGTGACCTCGCGGATCGCTACTCCGAAGGGCGCTGGCTGGCTGTCGGAGGCGGGGGGTACGGACTCGTGCGGGTTGTACCGCGTGCGTGGACACACCTCATTGCGGCGGCCCTCGACCGTGAGATCGACGTGAGCACAGCGGTTCCCGACGGATGGAAAGAAACGACCGGAGTGCTGGCACCCGGTGTCGAACTACCGTTGACGATGGGTGACGGCGGCGATGTGAACTACGCCAAGTGGGACGGCCCCGGTGGTACCCCCGAAACCGGAATTGCTTCGGTGGACCGAGCGCTCACCCGCATCGATTCCGCCATTATCGCCACGCGACGAGCTTCGTTCCCGCTTCTCGGACTCGACCCGGAGGATCCCCGTGACTGA
- a CDS encoding bifunctional acetate--CoA ligase family protein/GNAT family N-acetyltransferase: MAPAPDAAHDYPHSWVVDVLASDGGAVALRPIVPEDADKLVEFHGKLSERTRYLRYFGPYPTMSQKDVKNFTTVDHHNRVAFVMMLGDEIIAVGRYERLLDIGDGKSAEVAFVVADAHQGRGLGPILLEYLAAAAAENGLTMFVAEVLSENRNMVTVFREAGYQVSRSFDGGVLRLEFAIDPTEALVSVRNSRERAAEARSMGNVLRPRSVAVIGASADPAKVGNAVLTNLLRGGFTGPVYPVNAEHRSVHGVRAYKTVREIPDDVDLAVVAVPAESINSVLDDCLDKGVKALVVVSSGFSDSGPDGRASERKLVHAARAHGMRLIGPNALGVANNDPSISLNATLAPVLPAAGNVGFFCQSGALGIAILDEAARSRIGLSAFVSAGNRADVSGNDLLQYWDSDQTTEVVLLYLESFGNPRKFSRIARRVARKKPIVAVKSGRHAVPPVLAATGVEIDDSVVRALFEQAGVIQVGSISQLFDCALLFGYQPLPAGPRLAVIGNSTALGVLAADAARSEGLQVSDPIDLGAQASPELFASAVRDALGSFDVDAVIAVFVPPVAIPVEPFAKALKDAVAGSDKPILTTFLAAEGVPEVLTIRDDAGNPTRGSVPSYPGPERAALALARAWRYAEWRSKPASKVVRPAGIDSERARAMVADWLENSPGRWLSDVEAAALLACYGVDVVEFRSVLSEDEAVEAADALGYPVVVKATGELWRHRPDLGGVRLDLVGPDSVRLAYSDLAAASGEPLLHVQKMAPKGIGCVVAVQDDPSFGSLISFGLAGVISDLLGDRAYRVLPLTEDAATELIDAPKAAPLLSGYRNAVPVNKAALVDLVQRISTLADDIPEVREMACEPVLASAIGAEITDARVRIGPEPSAVDLGPRRLR, translated from the coding sequence GTGGCCCCGGCGCCTGATGCCGCGCACGACTATCCGCACAGTTGGGTTGTCGACGTCCTTGCCTCCGACGGTGGCGCAGTAGCACTGCGTCCGATCGTCCCCGAGGACGCGGACAAGTTGGTGGAATTTCACGGCAAGCTGTCCGAGCGAACCCGTTACCTGCGTTACTTCGGCCCGTATCCCACGATGTCCCAGAAGGACGTCAAGAACTTCACGACGGTCGATCATCACAATCGAGTGGCGTTTGTGATGATGCTCGGTGACGAGATCATCGCTGTCGGCCGATACGAGCGACTCCTCGACATCGGTGACGGCAAGTCGGCGGAAGTCGCGTTCGTCGTTGCCGACGCCCATCAGGGCCGCGGGCTGGGACCGATTCTGCTCGAATACCTGGCTGCTGCTGCAGCGGAGAACGGTCTGACGATGTTCGTGGCCGAGGTGCTCTCGGAGAACCGCAACATGGTGACGGTGTTCCGGGAGGCCGGGTATCAGGTCAGTCGATCATTCGACGGGGGAGTGCTGCGTCTGGAGTTTGCGATCGACCCGACGGAAGCTCTGGTTTCCGTACGTAATTCGCGTGAACGCGCGGCAGAAGCCCGAAGTATGGGCAACGTTCTGCGCCCTCGATCGGTTGCGGTGATCGGTGCGTCCGCCGATCCGGCGAAGGTCGGCAATGCGGTTCTGACGAACTTGTTGCGCGGCGGTTTCACGGGGCCGGTCTACCCGGTCAACGCCGAACATCGTTCCGTCCACGGAGTGCGCGCGTACAAGACGGTGCGTGAGATTCCGGACGATGTTGATCTGGCCGTGGTCGCAGTTCCCGCCGAATCCATCAACTCGGTCCTCGACGACTGCCTCGACAAGGGCGTCAAAGCGCTTGTCGTGGTGTCCTCTGGATTCAGTGACAGCGGCCCGGACGGCCGGGCATCCGAACGTAAACTTGTCCACGCTGCCCGGGCACACGGTATGCGACTTATCGGCCCGAATGCGCTGGGTGTGGCAAACAACGATCCGTCGATTTCATTGAACGCGACGCTCGCACCGGTCCTGCCCGCAGCGGGCAACGTCGGATTCTTCTGCCAGTCGGGCGCACTCGGAATTGCCATCCTCGACGAGGCTGCTCGCAGTCGAATCGGATTGTCCGCCTTCGTCTCTGCTGGAAACCGCGCCGACGTATCCGGTAACGACCTTCTGCAGTACTGGGATTCCGATCAAACCACCGAAGTAGTGCTCCTGTACTTGGAGAGCTTCGGTAACCCACGAAAGTTCTCCCGCATCGCTCGGCGGGTGGCGCGAAAGAAGCCGATCGTGGCCGTCAAGAGTGGCCGCCATGCCGTCCCGCCGGTCCTGGCGGCAACCGGTGTGGAGATCGACGATTCCGTGGTCCGTGCGCTGTTCGAGCAGGCCGGCGTCATCCAGGTCGGATCGATCTCTCAACTCTTCGACTGCGCACTGCTGTTCGGGTATCAACCGCTGCCTGCCGGTCCGCGTTTGGCAGTCATCGGCAACTCCACAGCCCTCGGTGTACTCGCTGCCGACGCCGCTCGCAGCGAGGGCCTTCAAGTCAGCGATCCGATCGATCTCGGTGCGCAGGCCAGTCCGGAACTGTTCGCATCCGCGGTCCGTGACGCTCTCGGCTCCTTCGACGTCGACGCGGTTATTGCCGTCTTCGTTCCGCCCGTCGCCATCCCGGTCGAGCCGTTTGCCAAGGCCCTCAAGGACGCCGTCGCCGGATCGGACAAGCCGATTCTCACCACCTTCCTCGCTGCGGAGGGTGTGCCGGAAGTGCTGACGATCCGCGACGACGCCGGCAACCCCACCCGCGGATCGGTACCGTCCTACCCCGGGCCCGAACGTGCCGCACTGGCATTGGCACGGGCCTGGCGCTACGCAGAATGGCGAAGCAAGCCCGCATCGAAGGTGGTTCGGCCGGCGGGAATCGACTCGGAGCGTGCTCGCGCCATGGTTGCGGATTGGCTCGAAAATTCGCCCGGCCGTTGGCTTTCCGACGTGGAAGCGGCAGCGCTCCTTGCCTGCTACGGGGTCGACGTCGTCGAATTCCGTTCAGTACTGAGCGAGGACGAAGCCGTCGAGGCAGCCGACGCGTTGGGCTATCCCGTCGTGGTGAAGGCCACCGGTGAACTGTGGCGGCACCGCCCCGATCTCGGCGGGGTCCGTTTGGACCTCGTGGGTCCGGATTCGGTTCGACTGGCGTACAGCGATCTGGCTGCGGCGTCGGGCGAGCCTCTCCTGCATGTGCAGAAGATGGCGCCGAAGGGAATCGGGTGTGTGGTGGCGGTGCAGGACGACCCGTCATTCGGTTCGCTGATCTCGTTCGGTTTGGCCGGAGTCATCTCGGATCTGCTCGGCGATCGTGCCTATCGTGTCCTACCGCTCACCGAGGACGCTGCGACCGAACTGATCGATGCGCCCAAGGCGGCCCCGCTGCTCTCGGGATACCGAAACGCGGTCCCGGTCAACAAGGCGGCACTGGTCGATTTGGTTCAGCGGATTTCGACGCTGGCCGACGACATTCCGGAGGTCCGGGAAATGGCCTGCGAACCGGTGCTGGCATCGGCGATCGGAGCGGAGATCACCGATGCGCGGGTGCGGATCGGGCCGGAGCCGAGTGCCGTGGACCTGGGACCGCGTCGCTTGCGTTGA
- a CDS encoding sigma-70 family RNA polymerase sigma factor, giving the protein MTSPSTTTRIRPSAADLDAQSPSADLVRVYLNGIGRTALLTAADEVELAKRIEAGLFASHVLATGKRLTVAKKRDLATIVREGQSARSHLLEANLRLVVSLAKRYTGRGMPLLDLIQEGNLGLIRAMEKFDYAKGFKFSTYATWWIRQAITRGMADQSRTIRLPVHLVEQVNKLARIKRELHQQLGREATDDELAEESGIPAHKIADLLDHSRDPVSLDMPVGSDEEAPLGDFIEDAEATSAENAVIAGLLHSDVRSVLGTLDEREQQVIRLRYGLDDGQPRTLDQIGKLFGLSRERVRQIEREVMGKLRVGDRAEKLRSYADAS; this is encoded by the coding sequence ATGACAAGCCCCAGCACCACTACTCGCATTCGCCCGAGCGCTGCGGATCTGGACGCCCAGAGCCCGTCCGCAGACCTGGTTCGTGTCTATCTGAACGGAATCGGACGCACCGCGCTACTGACAGCAGCAGACGAGGTCGAACTGGCGAAGCGAATCGAAGCGGGGCTGTTCGCCAGCCACGTTCTCGCCACGGGAAAGCGCCTGACAGTCGCCAAGAAGAGGGATCTCGCAACGATCGTTCGTGAAGGTCAGTCCGCGCGGAGCCACTTGCTCGAAGCAAACCTGCGACTGGTCGTCTCCTTGGCCAAACGCTACACAGGACGCGGTATGCCGTTGCTGGACCTCATTCAGGAAGGCAACCTCGGACTCATCCGAGCGATGGAAAAGTTCGACTACGCCAAAGGCTTCAAGTTCTCGACGTACGCAACGTGGTGGATCCGTCAGGCGATCACCCGCGGAATGGCTGATCAGAGTCGCACCATCCGGCTCCCAGTCCATCTCGTGGAGCAGGTCAACAAGCTTGCCCGCATCAAGCGTGAACTGCATCAGCAACTTGGACGTGAAGCAACAGACGACGAGTTGGCCGAAGAGTCAGGCATTCCTGCCCACAAGATTGCCGATCTCCTCGACCACAGCCGCGACCCGGTAAGCCTCGACATGCCGGTCGGCAGCGACGAAGAAGCTCCCTTGGGTGACTTCATCGAAGATGCCGAAGCAACGTCGGCCGAGAACGCCGTCATTGCCGGTTTGCTTCACAGCGACGTCCGCAGCGTGCTCGGTACTCTCGACGAGCGTGAACAGCAGGTCATCCGTCTTCGCTACGGTCTCGACGACGGCCAGCCTCGCACCCTCGATCAGATCGGCAAGCTCTTCGGACTCTCCCGTGAGCGTGTCCGCCAGATCGAACGTGAGGTCATGGGCAAGCTTCGGGTCGGCGATCGCGCCGAGAAGCTGCGCTCGTACGCCGACGCCAGCTGA